TTAGTCCTACAGAACATAATATGAACTGCCCTTTGTGAGTAAATCAAACCAACCATCTAAAAACATGCATGAGCCATAAAAGactagaaagagagagagttgtggTGTACCTGTAAAAGCTACCGAGAGGGTCACCAGCAATACTGCCAGCCATAGCGACATTCAAGGGGCGGTCGGTGATGGATGGACAACCTAATCTCGCGAGAGCGACAAGAGTGTTGGACAGTGACCCTCCAGCGGCAGCTTTATAGCTGCAACCATCCATTGCTTGCAAGACTCTACCCCTCTCCTCGTGATTGATCAGCTTCCTAGTTCCTTTTTCTAAGCCTAGTTTCTTTAGAAACGCATCATCCACAACCCCAGAGAAATCTACCTACAAGAATCAAAGGTATAGGAGACAATGGGCGTAAGAAAGTAAGCATTTTTAGCATCAAAGATCAACACTTTTTTCAACCACAAGAACACAGAGCAATGACATTTTAGGACTCAACCATAGAAAACTGACCATGGCTTGGCCGAGACCCAAAACATCCCATCTCTcaggggaagaagaagaagcatggGCTTGTGTCATTTCCTCGTCATCTTCGTCTTGGCCACCGATGCTCTCGATTTGGCATTCATCCATATCATCCAATTCTCCTCCCCCTCCACCGTTTCTAGAAAGCATGAGACCAAGTTGCCTCTTTTCCGCTAAAGAATCAATCCTCAGGTTCCATGAGCTTCTGAAACCGCCGAAAAAGGAGGTTCTGCTGCTTCCTTTTAGTTGATATAAGGAGTAaacaggagagagagaagaggcaGAGGGAGGAAttggagagaggagagaaagtGCCATGTGAATGGAACACAAGAACTAATGGTTTCAGAGACCTCCAGAAAGTGTATCTCTTTCGTAGTTTtgggatgaagaagaagaagaagctcacGTCTCCATCCAAACtccagaaagagagaggaggaaGGAACACAAGAACTAATGGTTTCAGAGACGGCTACGAAGAGGATAAAATGTCTTTTTACGcttcctttttttatttataatataataaaataatcaaactacTGATCattgtttaaattatttctatttCACTAATAAAATGAtgtctatttatataaattttatttttggcacCTCTGTTTTTTAACATATCTCTTGTATTAGATTATTACAAAACTAGTATTAAACACTTGAAAACGTATTTCCCCATGTTTTTAGCATTTGACAATTTGCTAATCTCTTTTATAGgaacagaaaagaaagaagatcaaAGTATTCTAGCGGCAAAATCTTCAACAACCACTTTCCTTTACATCAAAACAGAGACAAGACAcaactaaaaacaaaatcaaaacattcGAAAACCCAAAGCTAAAGCCAGAGAGAGGGAGAATAACCTGAAAATATTACTCCAGAGTGAGAGACTCCAAAGATGATCGATCTTTAGTGCATCATCGTTCATTTTCTCTAAGAAGCAGAAAGTACCAAAAGCCAAAAGAAGAGAATCAACTAGCAAGAATGCACAATGCCCTAACTCTTAAAAAAAACCTTACAATATGTTTGGGAAGTGTGAGTCCAATCTCTGCTGCAACTCTTTCACCTTCACCGAAAGCTCAGTCTTCTGCTCTTTATAGTTCCTTAGTAGATACTCCTTCCCATCTATCACTTCTTTAAGCTCTTCCACTTCCTTTCTCAACATCTCTATTCTCTCTCCCTCCTTTGATCTCGTTTCCGCTGACTCATAATTGTTCTCGCTCTCCATAAACCCGTTACTCCAAGGTCCAACAGGAGATGTCTTGCCGTTGCTACCCACGCTGTGATCAGCGATTGCTTTTCTCAGTCTCTGAACTTCTCTTTCTGATTCGAACAGATCTCTGTTCATCGAGTCTAGCTGTGCCTGGAGATGGCTAGAGTGTGCCCTTTGTGCGTTATACGAGTTTTGCAGCTCCAGAATCTGTTCCTGCATTTCCAGTACCATGTCGTCACGCCTCTTCAGCTGTTGCCTCAGTTTCTGCATTACATCTCGTTTGCTGAAGATGTCTGAGCTGGTTTCAGATACGCAAGGAGAGTCCGAGCAGGTCGAATGGTGATTATATGGTTTTGGGGGCAGTTCCAAGCGATCAGGAGAAGAAGTCCACATGACCCCGTTCTCTTTGCTGTATGATGGAGCAGGAAGCGTCACAAGAGGCAGTGAAGTGTCAGATGCAGATATTATTTGCTCGTTTGGCTGCTCCTCTTTTCCCTCCACATGCTCAGTTCCTATAAAGAGAAAAGAATAGCAACGTCTGATAGATCTGACTACTCCTCTCGTATACATGGATAGAGGAAGAGGATTCACAGATTTTCCATTAAATGAAAGCAGAATTCAGTTGCAGATATAAATGGTACGAATCTTATAAATATGGTTTCTAGATGATGACAACTCTTGTAATTATTGCCAGCAGTCAGTAACTAGAAACAGCCGTCGTTAGGATAGAATCTGCTTCCCTAGTGCAAGCTTTTACTGATGCCATATCAATGATAATATGCCACAATATCAATAATTATTAAGGCTCAACCAGTACTTTCTTTTTGTAACACAGGGCAAAATCAGTACttaaaaagatgaaaaatgTTGTAAACTGAGTTAAGCACTCTACAACTTCAAAATGGAGtccctagtttttttttttaagttcataCATGACCATATCAAGTACATGTTCTCTAACTGCCAGTCAACGACAACACTAGGCAAGATAATACAAAGCTAGAACACTAAAGAAACATTCTTCCAACGAGATTTTTACTGACATAGTTTACACTTCAAATGTTGATGAAAGGAAACCCAGTAAGAATAGAGATAATGCAAGGCATGAAAGTagcatatagttttttttttcattttagcaGCTTATACTGATATTTatctgtaacaaaaaaaattaaaaaagaaagaaagaaagtagCAAAGTATAAGACCTGGAATGGAGCGGAAGCAACAAAAATCATCATTATGGGGACATGAAGAGGTGTTGGAGTGCAAACAACAACCCAGAGATTTTTCCCTCTCGGATGTTCCATTGgctataaacaaacaaacaaacaaacatattcATTCAGGGATGAAAGCTAGAACCAAAACTACAAAAGCAAGTAACCTTTGAATCCACCAAGAGAGGAGGGAGTGGATTGAGGAGGGTTGAAATCAAGAGACGACTGCCTGAGTCTCCAACCAAAGCGGATGGACAAAGTGCTCAACAAGGCACCCCCTGCAATTAACATCCAATTCGGCCCACAAACTTTCTCACCTCGCTGCTGCT
The sequence above is a segment of the Raphanus sativus cultivar WK10039 unplaced genomic scaffold, ASM80110v3 Scaffold1944, whole genome shotgun sequence genome. Coding sequences within it:
- the LOC130505014 gene encoding uncharacterized protein LOC130505014 isoform X1, translated to MSTRRNGFSKQQRGEKVCGPNWMLIAGGALLSTLSIRFGWRLRQSSLDFNPPQSTPSSLGGFKANGTSEREKSLGCCLHSNTSSCPHNDDFCCFRSIPGTEHVEGKEEQPNEQIISASDTSLPLVTLPAPSYSKENGVMWTSSPDRLELPPKPYNHHSTCSDSPCVSETSSDIFSKRDVMQKLRQQLKRRDDMVLEMQEQILELQNSYNAQRAHSSHLQAQLDSMNRDLFESEREVQRLRKAIADHSVGSNGKTSPVGPWSNGFMESENNYESAETRSKEGERIEMLRKEVEELKEVIDGKEYLLRNYKEQKTELSVKVKELQQRLDSHFPNILENER
- the LOC130505014 gene encoding uncharacterized protein LOC130505014 isoform X2, coding for MSTRRNGFSKQQRGEKVCGPNWMLIAGGALLSTLSIRFGWRLRQSSLDFNPPQSTPSSLGGFKANGTSEREKSLGCCLHSNTSSCPHNDDFCCFRSIPGTEHVEGKEEQPNEQIISASDTSLPLVTLPAPSYSKENGVMWTSSPDRLELPPKPYNHHSTCSDSPCVSETSSDIFSKRDVMQKLRQQLKRRDDMVLEMQEQILELQNSYNAQRAHSSHLQAQLDSMNRDLFESEREVQRLRKAIADHSVGSNGKTSPVGPWSNGFMESENNYESAETRSKEGERIEMLRKEVEELKEVIDGKEYLLRNYKEQKTELSVKVKELQQRLDSHFPNIL